In Cupriavidus taiwanensis, the following proteins share a genomic window:
- a CDS encoding DUF72 domain-containing protein has translation MTEDLFGGLPLPAPAAPPGRPAAPAGAATQPDAPGRPARGKSVQPVTAAPALQALAAQLPPHLYFGTSSWAYPGWNGHVYDGEYSDSLLSRKGLAAYSRHPLLRAAGIDRGFYGPIPLADYLSYAAQAPEGFRFLVKAPASVCDAWLRGPDGAGRLANAAFLDAEIAARDFIVPATSGLGHKCGPLLFQLSPMGPLADSAVFLERLDAFLGALPALDPALTPHAAYAVELRDPALLTPRYIRLLRHHGVRFCLSARDRLPPVPRQAAAQALMDEAAAGPLVLRWMLHAGRPYAYAEKRYAPFDRIVDDDPDTRHAIADVVARTLRAGQPAIVIVSNNAEGCAPLSCERLAEAIVARLER, from the coding sequence TTGACTGAAGACCTCTTCGGCGGGCTGCCCCTGCCCGCCCCCGCAGCCCCTCCCGGGCGGCCAGCGGCGCCAGCCGGCGCGGCCACCCAGCCCGACGCCCCAGGCAGACCGGCGCGCGGCAAGAGCGTGCAGCCGGTTACGGCAGCGCCGGCGCTGCAGGCGCTTGCTGCGCAACTGCCGCCCCACCTGTATTTCGGCACCTCGTCGTGGGCCTATCCCGGCTGGAACGGGCACGTCTACGACGGCGAGTACAGCGACAGCCTGCTGTCGCGCAAGGGCCTTGCCGCCTATTCGCGCCACCCGCTGCTGCGCGCCGCCGGCATCGACCGCGGCTTCTACGGGCCGATCCCGCTGGCCGATTACCTGTCCTACGCGGCGCAGGCGCCGGAGGGCTTCCGCTTCCTGGTCAAGGCCCCGGCCAGCGTCTGCGACGCGTGGCTGCGCGGCCCGGACGGCGCCGGCCGGCTCGCCAACGCCGCCTTCCTGGATGCGGAGATCGCGGCGCGCGACTTCATCGTGCCGGCCACCAGCGGCCTGGGGCACAAGTGCGGGCCGTTGCTGTTCCAGCTGTCGCCGATGGGGCCGCTCGCCGACAGCGCGGTATTCCTGGAGCGGCTCGACGCCTTCCTCGGCGCACTGCCGGCGCTCGATCCGGCGCTGACGCCGCATGCAGCCTATGCCGTCGAGCTGCGCGACCCGGCCCTGCTGACGCCGCGCTATATCCGGCTGCTGCGCCACCATGGCGTGCGCTTCTGCCTGTCGGCGCGCGACCGGCTGCCGCCGGTGCCGCGACAGGCGGCGGCGCAGGCGCTGATGGACGAGGCCGCGGCGGGCCCGCTGGTGCTGCGCTGGATGCTGCATGCGGGCCGGCCCTATGCCTACGCGGAGAAGCGCTATGCGCCGTTCGACCGCATCGTCGACGACGATCCCGACACCCGCCACGCGATTGCCGACGTGGTGGCGCGCACGCTGCGCGCCGGGCAGCCCGCCATCGTCATCGTCAGCAACAACGCCGAAGGCTGCGCGCCGCTGAGCTGCGAACGGCTGGCGGAGGCCATCGTGGCGCGGCTGGAGCGCTGA
- a CDS encoding MFS transporter has product MTLTHAAVPPITWLIALTVCNHVAFNASRVVVSLFAISLKASTVTLGVLMSLYALLPMLLAIRAGKRIDQIGPRKPMMAGSLMVVAGTLLPALWHELGALYLSCALIGVGFMLVQVAMQLLIGQVSTDATRLRNYTWHALGLSVSGTLGPVAMGYVIEHAGFRPAFAVLVVVALAGQAGLQWVRPRLPARGGNAGRIAIADGTRHSTLDLLQHPELRAVFVASAVLSAAWDLHAFLIPIQGSRIGLSPSSIGWVLGAFAIATFAIRVAMPAVSRRLSEWKIIRAALLVGALAYLAYPFVAHFWLMCALAFVLGLALGSAQPNVMNILHAASPHGRAGEALGLRSAVLNTSQVVWPLTFGVVGTALGMLPIFLSMAGAMGAAGYYSRRQGRKALAPPARSATGG; this is encoded by the coding sequence ATGACGCTGACGCATGCCGCCGTCCCGCCGATCACCTGGCTGATCGCACTGACGGTGTGCAACCACGTGGCCTTCAATGCCAGCCGCGTGGTGGTGTCGCTGTTCGCGATTTCCCTCAAGGCCTCCACCGTCACGCTGGGCGTGCTGATGTCGCTGTACGCGCTGCTGCCAATGCTGCTGGCGATCCGCGCCGGCAAGCGGATCGACCAGATCGGCCCGCGCAAGCCGATGATGGCGGGCTCGCTGATGGTGGTGGCGGGCACGCTGCTGCCAGCGCTGTGGCACGAACTGGGCGCGCTGTACCTGTCGTGCGCGCTGATCGGGGTCGGCTTCATGCTGGTCCAGGTGGCGATGCAGCTGCTGATCGGACAGGTCTCGACCGATGCCACCCGGCTGCGCAACTACACCTGGCATGCGCTCGGGCTGTCGGTGTCCGGCACGCTCGGGCCGGTGGCGATGGGCTACGTGATCGAGCATGCGGGCTTCCGCCCCGCCTTCGCCGTGCTGGTGGTGGTGGCATTGGCGGGTCAGGCCGGCCTGCAATGGGTGCGGCCGCGGCTGCCTGCGCGCGGCGGCAACGCCGGGCGCATCGCCATCGCGGACGGCACCCGCCATTCCACGCTGGACCTGCTGCAGCATCCCGAACTGCGCGCGGTCTTCGTCGCCAGCGCGGTGCTGTCGGCCGCTTGGGACCTGCACGCGTTCCTGATCCCGATCCAGGGCTCGCGCATCGGGCTGTCGCCGTCGTCGATCGGCTGGGTGCTGGGCGCTTTCGCCATCGCCACCTTTGCCATCCGGGTGGCGATGCCGGCGGTGTCGCGCCGGCTGTCGGAATGGAAGATCATCCGCGCCGCCCTGCTGGTGGGCGCGCTGGCCTACCTGGCCTACCCCTTCGTCGCGCACTTCTGGCTGATGTGCGCACTGGCCTTCGTGCTGGGCCTGGCGCTGGGCAGCGCGCAGCCCAATGTCATGAACATCCTGCACGCCGCGTCGCCGCACGGCCGCGCGGGCGAGGCGCTGGGCCTGCGCTCGGCGGTGCTGAACACCAGCCAGGTGGTCTGGCCGCTCACCTTCGGCGTGGTCGGCACGGCCCTGGGCATGCTGCCGATCTTCCTGTCGATGGCGGGCGCGATGGGCGCGGCCGGCTACTATTCGCGGCGCCAGGGACGCAAGGCGCTGGCGCCGCCGGCACGCTCCGCCACGGGCGGGTGA
- a CDS encoding acyl-CoA dehydrogenase family protein, producing MPSGQLDFIPAVGTADFSPEQAQWLTLANRLGRERFAPRAATWDREASFPFANYDDLREAGLLALCVPRAFGGAGADFATYCMVGAEIGRFCGATALTYNMHICSTMWTGVLSDGIDMTPAQRDEHQARRELHFARVVRDGAVYAQPFSEGSAAAAGKAPFGTTARKVDGGWVLNGRKIFASLSGAANYYGILCTEDRGDQHPDMRDTLYIAVPGKADGLTVTGDWDPMGMRGTVSRTLLLKDVFVPDHEQLMPRGVYYRAAQTWPAMFFTLSPTYLGVAQAAYDFTVQYLRGEVPGQPPVKRRMYPTKQIAVAQMRIQLETMRSLFWRAIHEAKPNPSKDERLRLYAAHYTVMEGANDIARLAIRTCGGQSMLKDLPLERLYRDSRCGALMLPWTAELILDRMGRETLYESGERDE from the coding sequence ATGCCATCCGGCCAGCTCGACTTCATTCCCGCCGTCGGTACGGCCGACTTCTCGCCGGAACAGGCGCAATGGCTGACGCTGGCCAACCGCCTGGGCCGCGAGCGCTTCGCGCCGCGCGCCGCCACCTGGGACCGCGAGGCCAGCTTCCCGTTCGCCAACTATGACGACCTGCGCGAGGCCGGCCTGCTGGCCTTGTGCGTGCCGCGGGCGTTTGGCGGCGCGGGCGCGGACTTTGCCACCTACTGCATGGTCGGCGCCGAGATCGGCCGCTTCTGCGGCGCCACCGCGCTCACCTACAACATGCATATCTGCTCGACCATGTGGACCGGCGTGCTGTCCGATGGCATCGACATGACCCCGGCACAGCGCGACGAACACCAGGCCCGCCGCGAGCTGCATTTCGCGCGGGTGGTGCGCGACGGCGCGGTCTACGCACAGCCGTTCTCCGAAGGCTCGGCGGCGGCCGCCGGCAAGGCGCCGTTCGGCACCACGGCGCGCAAGGTCGACGGCGGCTGGGTGCTGAACGGTCGCAAGATCTTCGCCTCGCTGTCCGGCGCGGCCAACTACTACGGCATCCTGTGCACCGAGGATCGCGGCGACCAGCATCCCGACATGCGCGACACGCTCTACATCGCCGTGCCCGGAAAGGCGGACGGCCTCACCGTGACCGGCGACTGGGACCCGATGGGCATGCGCGGCACGGTATCGCGCACGCTGCTGCTCAAGGATGTGTTCGTGCCCGACCACGAGCAGCTGATGCCGCGCGGGGTCTACTATCGCGCCGCGCAGACCTGGCCGGCGATGTTCTTCACGCTGTCGCCGACCTACCTCGGGGTGGCGCAGGCGGCGTACGACTTCACCGTGCAGTACCTGCGCGGCGAGGTTCCGGGACAGCCGCCGGTCAAGCGGCGCATGTATCCAACCAAGCAGATCGCGGTGGCGCAGATGCGAATCCAGCTGGAGACCATGCGCTCGCTCTTCTGGCGCGCGATCCACGAAGCGAAGCCCAATCCGTCCAAGGACGAGCGCCTGCGCCTGTACGCCGCGCACTACACGGTGATGGAAGGCGCCAACGATATCGCCCGGCTGGCGATCCGCACCTGCGGCGGCCAGTCGATGCTCAAGGACCTGCCGCTGGAGCGGCTCTATCGCGATTCGCGCTGCGGCGCGCTGATGCTGCCGTGGACCGCCGAGCTGATCCTCGACCGCATGGGCCGCGAGACCCTGTACGAATCCGGCGAGCGCGACGAATGA
- the pdxH gene encoding pyridoxamine 5'-phosphate oxidase codes for MTQLADLRRTYVLGALSEADVAPDPMHQFKRWFDEAVTAKLPEPNAMTLATVDADGQPSARIVLLKGIDDRGFTFFTNYESRKGLDLAANPRAALLFHWVQLERQVRVEGRVEKVSDDESDAYFATRPLGSRVGAWASAQSREVPGRDVLEQREQEYRSKFGENPPRPPYWGGYRLVPTALEFWQGRPSRLHDRIAYRLQPGTGWQIVRLSP; via the coding sequence ATGACCCAACTTGCCGACCTGCGCCGCACCTACGTTCTCGGCGCGCTGTCCGAAGCCGACGTGGCCCCCGATCCGATGCACCAGTTCAAGCGCTGGTTCGACGAAGCGGTCACGGCCAAGCTGCCCGAGCCCAATGCCATGACCCTGGCCACGGTCGACGCCGACGGCCAGCCCTCGGCGCGCATCGTGCTGCTCAAGGGCATCGACGACCGCGGCTTCACCTTCTTCACCAACTATGAAAGCCGCAAGGGCCTGGACCTGGCGGCAAACCCGCGCGCCGCGCTGCTGTTCCACTGGGTCCAGCTGGAACGCCAGGTGCGCGTCGAAGGCCGCGTCGAGAAGGTCTCCGACGACGAAAGCGACGCCTATTTCGCCACGCGTCCGCTGGGCTCGCGGGTGGGCGCCTGGGCTTCCGCGCAGAGCCGGGAGGTTCCCGGCCGCGATGTGCTGGAGCAGCGCGAGCAGGAATACCGCAGCAAGTTCGGCGAAAACCCGCCGCGCCCGCCCTACTGGGGCGGCTACCGCCTGGTGCCGACCGCACTGGAATTCTGGCAGGGCCGGCCGTCGCGTCTGCACGACCGCATCGCCTACCGGCTCCAGCCGGGCACGGGCTGGCAGATCGTGCGGCTGTCGCCCTGA
- a CDS encoding alpha/beta fold hydrolase, with translation MSAAATMQRHANGIATLAWGDGPVAVVMLHGIGGGKAAWPAQGEALAQAGYHAVAWDMPGYGDSALIDPYDFDGLAQALTPVLLFERDAGRRVVLLGHSMGGMVAQQASAATPALVDGMVLSGTSPAFGKGDGPWQREFIAARTAPLDAGKTMAQMAAGLVRTMVAPDADAQAVAFATAVMAAVPAPTYRAALGALVRFNQRDALPRIAVPVLALAGQHDTNAAPEVMQRMAQRIAGAEYRCLPDVGHLAGMERPELFNDAVLEFLRRHFPVH, from the coding sequence ATGAGCGCCGCCGCGACGATGCAGCGCCACGCCAACGGCATCGCCACGCTGGCCTGGGGCGACGGGCCGGTGGCGGTGGTGATGCTGCATGGCATCGGCGGCGGCAAGGCCGCCTGGCCCGCGCAGGGCGAGGCCCTGGCGCAGGCCGGCTACCATGCGGTGGCGTGGGACATGCCGGGCTATGGCGACAGTGCCCTGATCGATCCCTATGACTTCGACGGACTGGCGCAGGCGCTGACGCCCGTGCTGCTGTTCGAGCGCGACGCCGGCCGGCGCGTGGTGCTGCTGGGCCACAGCATGGGCGGCATGGTGGCGCAGCAGGCCAGCGCGGCCACGCCAGCGCTGGTCGACGGCATGGTGCTGTCCGGCACCTCGCCCGCCTTCGGCAAGGGCGATGGCCCGTGGCAGCGCGAGTTCATCGCCGCGCGCACCGCGCCGCTGGATGCCGGCAAGACCATGGCGCAGATGGCGGCCGGGCTGGTGCGCACCATGGTCGCGCCCGATGCCGACGCGCAGGCCGTGGCCTTCGCCACCGCGGTGATGGCGGCGGTGCCGGCACCGACCTACCGCGCCGCGCTGGGTGCGCTGGTGCGCTTCAACCAGCGCGATGCGCTGCCCCGCATCGCGGTGCCGGTGCTGGCGCTGGCCGGCCAGCACGACACCAACGCCGCGCCCGAGGTGATGCAGCGCATGGCGCAACGCATTGCCGGCGCCGAGTACCGCTGCCTGCCCGACGTGGGCCACCTGGCCGGCATGGAGCGCCCAGAGCTGTTCAACGACGCGGTGCTGGAGTTCCTGCGCCGGCACTTTCCCGTGCACTGA
- the msrA gene encoding peptide-methionine (S)-S-oxide reductase MsrA, protein MEHGLETATLGGGCFWCLEAVYQQVEGVVGVESGYTGGHVDHPTYQQVCAGDTGHVEVVRVSFDPSVISYREILEIFFAIHDPTTPDRQGNDVGPQYRSAIFTHSEAQRATAEYVMRELVAAKAFDAPIVTQVEPEQPYWRAEAGHQNYYQDHPSQGYCAFVISPKLAKFRKQFGAKLRK, encoded by the coding sequence ATGGAACATGGATTGGAAACCGCCACGCTGGGCGGCGGATGCTTCTGGTGCTTGGAGGCGGTCTACCAGCAGGTCGAAGGCGTGGTCGGGGTCGAGTCCGGCTACACCGGCGGACATGTCGACCACCCGACCTACCAGCAGGTCTGCGCAGGCGACACCGGCCACGTCGAAGTGGTGCGCGTCAGCTTCGATCCGTCGGTGATCAGCTACCGCGAGATCCTCGAGATCTTCTTCGCCATCCACGACCCGACCACGCCGGACCGGCAGGGCAACGACGTCGGGCCGCAGTACCGCTCGGCCATCTTCACGCACTCGGAGGCGCAGCGCGCGACGGCCGAATACGTGATGCGCGAGCTGGTCGCCGCCAAGGCGTTCGATGCGCCGATCGTGACCCAGGTCGAGCCGGAGCAGCCGTACTGGCGCGCCGAGGCCGGCCATCAGAACTACTACCAGGACCATCCCAGCCAGGGCTACTGCGCGTTCGTGATCTCGCCCAAGCTGGCGAAATTCCGCAAGCAGTTCGGCGCGAAGCTGCGCAAGTAA
- a CDS encoding AsmA family protein yields MPVRRKVVLWSVLTPVALIALLVVVILTFDWNRIKPWLNDRVSEAIGRPFAINGDLTVTWRRGEGEQGWRTLVPWPRLSARDITVGNPDWAAQPHMATVRELIFVLRPLPLLANEIAVPTIVIDSPAVWLERLADSRNNWTFDTGPKKDGTSKWQLDVGEVVLARGNLALTDQLKKISLQAELDTIGNAPLYDKARDGALVEPQASAVPPGPPGSAAQAASAPRAGGPASAAPANGGDGRYGVRWKATGRYNEATINASGKAGTVLSLRNTDVPFPIQADVRVGTTRAQIEGTVTNPAHLAALDVHLTLAGDSMARLYALTGVVLPSTPPYQTRGRLMATLRKEGSIYEYQKFTGRVGGSDLSGTLTFTKRDPRPLLAGNLVSNELRFVDLAPLIGADAKPGRPAKDSPVAQPADKALPVAPFRTERWDEIDADVHFTGKRIIRDAELPITDLVTHLKLQDGVLLLDPLNFGVAGGNLVSTVRLDGKREPMGAMVDLKARRMKLKQLFPTIDLMRASIGELNGSAKLSATGNSVAALLGSSNGEARLLVENGTVSKFLLEAIGLNVGSLVVSKLFGDKPVQINCGVSDFAMTDGVARARTFVLDTQDAVIETTGGIDLRSERLALTIHPDSKGLRVFSLRSPLYVGGTMKNPRVSPDIGVLALRAGGALSLALLAPVATAVLPLLDLSPGGDDTQCAKLLAELRKRPTAPPPGKTYKDPKAAAAPADATGATETSRSGAEATARRPGQPAAEARAGKPPAASRQEPSRPAAQRPPQRPANERAPQRPGNDRSFYQGG; encoded by the coding sequence ATGCCCGTGCGCCGCAAGGTCGTTCTGTGGAGTGTCCTGACACCGGTCGCGCTGATCGCGCTGCTGGTGGTCGTGATCCTGACCTTCGACTGGAACCGGATCAAGCCCTGGCTCAACGACCGCGTCTCCGAAGCCATCGGCCGCCCCTTCGCCATCAATGGCGACCTCACCGTGACCTGGCGCCGCGGCGAGGGCGAGCAAGGCTGGCGCACGCTGGTGCCGTGGCCGCGGCTGTCGGCACGCGACATCACCGTCGGCAACCCGGACTGGGCCGCGCAGCCCCATATGGCGACCGTGCGCGAGCTGATCTTCGTGCTGCGCCCGCTGCCGCTACTGGCCAACGAGATCGCGGTGCCGACCATCGTCATCGACAGCCCGGCGGTATGGCTGGAACGCCTGGCCGACAGCCGCAACAACTGGACCTTCGACACCGGCCCGAAAAAAGATGGCACCTCGAAATGGCAGCTGGATGTCGGCGAGGTGGTGCTGGCGCGCGGCAACCTGGCGCTGACCGACCAGCTCAAGAAGATCTCGCTGCAGGCGGAACTCGACACCATCGGCAACGCGCCGCTCTATGACAAGGCGCGCGATGGCGCGCTGGTCGAGCCGCAAGCCTCGGCCGTGCCACCCGGGCCGCCGGGCAGCGCCGCCCAGGCGGCCTCGGCGCCGCGGGCCGGCGGCCCGGCCTCCGCGGCGCCCGCCAACGGCGGCGACGGCCGCTATGGCGTGCGCTGGAAAGCGACCGGGCGCTACAACGAAGCCACCATCAATGCCAGCGGCAAGGCCGGCACGGTGCTGAGCCTGCGCAATACCGACGTGCCGTTCCCGATCCAGGCCGATGTGCGCGTGGGCACCACGCGCGCCCAGATCGAAGGCACGGTCACCAATCCGGCGCACCTGGCGGCGCTGGACGTGCACCTGACCCTGGCCGGCGACAGCATGGCCAGGCTCTATGCGCTGACCGGCGTGGTGCTGCCGTCGACGCCGCCGTACCAGACCCGCGGCCGGCTGATGGCGACGCTGCGCAAGGAAGGCTCGATCTACGAGTACCAGAAGTTCACCGGCCGCGTCGGCGGCAGCGACCTGTCCGGCACGCTCACCTTCACCAAGCGCGACCCGCGCCCGCTGCTGGCCGGCAACCTGGTGTCGAATGAGCTGCGCTTTGTCGACCTGGCCCCGCTGATCGGCGCCGACGCCAAGCCCGGCCGCCCGGCCAAGGACAGCCCGGTGGCCCAGCCGGCGGACAAGGCGCTGCCGGTGGCGCCGTTCCGCACCGAGCGCTGGGACGAGATCGACGCCGACGTGCACTTCACCGGCAAGCGCATCATCCGTGATGCCGAGCTGCCGATCACCGACCTGGTCACGCACCTGAAGCTGCAGGACGGCGTGCTGCTGCTCGACCCGCTCAACTTTGGCGTGGCGGGCGGCAACCTGGTGTCGACGGTGCGGCTCGACGGCAAGCGCGAGCCCATGGGCGCGATGGTCGACCTGAAGGCGCGGCGCATGAAGCTCAAGCAGCTGTTCCCGACCATCGACCTGATGCGCGCCAGCATCGGCGAACTCAACGGCAGCGCCAAGCTGTCGGCCACCGGCAATTCCGTGGCGGCGCTGCTGGGCTCGTCCAACGGCGAGGCGCGGCTGCTGGTCGAGAACGGCACGGTCAGCAAGTTCCTGCTCGAGGCGATCGGCCTCAATGTCGGCAGCCTGGTGGTCTCGAAGCTGTTCGGCGACAAGCCGGTGCAGATCAACTGCGGCGTCAGCGACTTCGCCATGACCGACGGCGTGGCGCGCGCGCGCACCTTCGTGCTCGACACCCAGGACGCGGTGATCGAGACCACCGGCGGCATCGACCTGCGCAGCGAGCGGCTGGCGCTGACCATCCACCCGGACTCCAAGGGCCTGCGCGTCTTCTCGCTGCGCTCGCCGCTGTATGTCGGCGGCACCATGAAGAACCCGCGCGTCAGCCCCGATATCGGCGTGCTGGCGCTGCGCGCCGGCGGCGCGCTGTCGCTGGCGCTGCTGGCGCCGGTCGCCACCGCGGTGCTGCCGCTGCTCGACCTCTCGCCGGGCGGCGACGACACGCAGTGCGCCAAACTGCTGGCCGAACTTCGCAAGCGCCCCACCGCGCCGCCGCCGGGCAAGACCTACAAGGACCCGAAGGCCGCGGCGGCGCCCGCCGACGCCACCGGCGCGACGGAGACAAGCCGGTCCGGCGCGGAGGCCACGGCCAGGCGCCCTGGCCAGCCCGCGGCCGAAGCCCGTGCCGGCAAGCCGCCCGCTGCCAGCCGTCAAGAACCGTCCCGGCCCGCCGCCCAGCGCCCGCCGCAGCGCCCGGCCAACGAACGCGCGCCGCAACGCCCCGGCAACGACCGATCGTTCTACCAGGGCGGATAG
- a CDS encoding class I adenylate-forming enzyme family protein: protein MSAPRRAIRAGAAGLGALPAMLHGHADAAPGRPALHYRGRTYTYGKLWRRVERASAHLAATWGIRPGDRVGTLCLNHELQLVLLFACARVGAIFAPLNYRLAPAELRAICDHAQLALLFHDPDHEALAREACGDARVADLDRLVDCPAPSGVVHAPVPEHAPLLLAYTSGTTGKPKGAVHTQAGLLANARASWWAHGMSADDHVLSVLPLFHVGGLCIQTLPALLAGARVTLHDRFAPQAWLDAVAWARPSLSLMVPATLRAVLEHPGWADADLAALRGVMAGSSTIPRSYIDAFHARGVPLGQVYGATETGPVSVVLKLEQAMARPGYAGWPQPEAEVRLAGPDGAEVAQGAVGELWVRGANVMAGYWNQPESGLIDNGLAGGWFHSGDLAHRDADGCIEVVGRGKDMIISGGENIYPAEIENVLAGLPGVQECAVVGVADARWGEVPVAVIVPAPGAPRGALAAEPLRELLAARIARFKLPREVVLMEDLPRSALGKVLKPQLRALLEARREPG, encoded by the coding sequence ATGAGCGCCCCCCGCCGGGCCATCCGCGCCGGTGCCGCTGGCCTGGGCGCGCTGCCGGCCATGCTGCATGGCCATGCCGACGCGGCGCCGGGCCGGCCGGCGTTGCACTACCGGGGCCGCACCTACACCTACGGCAAGCTGTGGCGGCGCGTGGAGCGCGCCAGCGCCCACCTGGCCGCGACCTGGGGCATCCGCCCCGGCGACCGGGTCGGCACGCTGTGCCTGAACCACGAGCTGCAGCTGGTGCTGCTGTTCGCCTGCGCCCGCGTCGGCGCCATCTTCGCGCCGCTGAACTACCGGCTGGCACCGGCCGAGTTGCGGGCGATCTGCGATCACGCGCAACTGGCCTTGCTGTTCCACGATCCGGACCATGAAGCGCTGGCGCGCGAGGCCTGTGGCGATGCCCGCGTGGCTGACCTCGACCGCCTGGTCGACTGTCCGGCGCCGTCCGGCGTGGTCCATGCCCCCGTGCCGGAGCATGCGCCGCTGCTGCTGGCCTATACCTCCGGCACCACCGGCAAGCCCAAGGGCGCGGTGCATACCCAGGCTGGCTTGCTGGCCAATGCGCGCGCCAGCTGGTGGGCGCACGGCATGAGCGCCGACGACCACGTGCTGTCGGTGCTGCCGCTGTTCCATGTCGGCGGGCTGTGCATCCAGACCCTGCCGGCGCTGCTGGCCGGCGCGCGCGTCACGCTGCATGACCGCTTCGCGCCGCAGGCCTGGCTGGACGCGGTGGCCTGGGCGCGGCCGAGCCTGTCGCTGATGGTGCCGGCGACGCTGCGCGCGGTGCTGGAGCACCCGGGCTGGGCCGATGCCGACCTGGCGGCGCTGCGCGGGGTGATGGCCGGATCGTCGACCATCCCGCGCTCGTATATCGACGCCTTCCACGCCCGCGGCGTGCCGCTCGGGCAGGTCTATGGCGCCACCGAGACCGGGCCGGTGTCGGTGGTGCTGAAGCTGGAACAGGCCATGGCGCGTCCCGGCTACGCCGGCTGGCCGCAGCCCGAGGCCGAAGTGCGCCTGGCCGGCCCCGACGGGGCCGAGGTGGCGCAGGGCGCGGTGGGCGAGCTGTGGGTGCGCGGCGCCAACGTCATGGCGGGCTACTGGAACCAGCCCGAGAGTGGGCTGATCGACAACGGGCTGGCGGGCGGCTGGTTCCATTCCGGCGACCTTGCGCACCGCGATGCCGACGGCTGCATCGAGGTGGTGGGCCGCGGCAAGGACATGATCATCTCGGGCGGCGAGAACATCTATCCCGCCGAGATCGAGAACGTGCTGGCCGGCTTGCCCGGCGTGCAGGAATGCGCGGTGGTCGGCGTGGCCGATGCGCGCTGGGGCGAAGTGCCGGTGGCGGTGATCGTGCCGGCGCCGGGCGCGCCGCGCGGCGCGCTGGCGGCCGAGCCGCTGCGCGAGCTGCTGGCCGCGCGCATCGCCCGCTTCAAGCTGCCGCGCGAGGTGGTGCTGATGGAAGACCTGCCGCGCAGCGCGCTGGGCAAGGTGCTCAAGCCGCAATTGCGCGCGCTGCTGGAGGCGCGCCGCGAGCCCGGCTGA
- a CDS encoding SAM-dependent methyltransferase, translating to MFFKQTLEKQLDNWIADLRENANLPVSLRLWNGTEYPLGQFDKPVVTLTVREAAALPLLLTPSLDNLGEAYVQGKIDFEGRLADIIKVGYGFSAAATRRAGGALYKVAQHFSHTKQEDKESIQYHYDVSNDFYQLWLDPNMVYSCAYFEHGDEDLATAQLKKIDHILTKIRLQPGQTLLDIGCGWGALVLRAAQKFGARCVGITLSQNQFDLATERVRAAGLSDRIEIRLQDYRDTTGTFDRITSVGMFEHVGKNNLAGYFGRIRELLADDGFAMNHGITSPDPDNGATPMDGAEFMDRYVFPQGELPHIGLVLRTLQQGGLEAFDVELLRRHYARTLHHWADNFEARGDTIRSMVGEKKYRIWRVYLAGCAHAFETEKMSIYQVVCHKSGLQADSLPWSRRYIYEQPIGRND from the coding sequence ATGTTTTTCAAGCAAACCCTGGAAAAGCAACTCGACAACTGGATCGCCGACCTGCGCGAGAACGCCAATCTCCCGGTCAGCCTGCGGCTGTGGAATGGCACCGAATACCCGCTGGGGCAATTCGACAAGCCGGTGGTGACGCTGACCGTGCGCGAAGCCGCGGCCCTGCCGCTGCTGCTGACCCCAAGCCTGGACAACCTGGGCGAGGCGTACGTCCAGGGCAAGATCGATTTCGAGGGCCGGCTGGCGGACATCATCAAGGTGGGCTACGGCTTCTCGGCCGCCGCCACGCGCCGCGCCGGCGGTGCCCTGTACAAGGTGGCGCAGCACTTCTCGCATACCAAGCAGGAAGACAAAGAGTCGATCCAGTACCACTACGACGTCTCCAACGACTTCTACCAGCTCTGGCTCGACCCCAACATGGTCTATTCCTGCGCCTACTTCGAGCACGGCGACGAAGACCTGGCCACCGCGCAGCTCAAGAAGATCGACCATATCCTGACCAAGATCCGGCTGCAGCCGGGCCAGACCCTGCTCGACATCGGCTGCGGCTGGGGCGCGCTGGTGCTGCGCGCGGCGCAGAAGTTCGGCGCGCGCTGCGTGGGCATCACGCTGTCGCAGAACCAGTTCGACCTGGCCACCGAGCGCGTGCGGGCCGCGGGCCTGTCCGACCGCATCGAGATCCGGCTGCAGGACTACCGCGACACCACCGGCACCTTCGACCGCATCACCAGCGTCGGCATGTTCGAGCACGTGGGCAAGAACAACCTGGCCGGCTATTTCGGCCGCATCCGCGAACTGCTGGCCGACGACGGCTTCGCCATGAACCACGGCATCACCTCGCCCGACCCCGACAACGGGGCGACGCCGATGGACGGCGCCGAATTCATGGACCGCTACGTGTTCCCGCAGGGTGAGCTGCCGCATATCGGGCTGGTGCTGCGCACGCTGCAGCAGGGCGGCCTGGAAGCCTTCGATGTCGAGCTGCTGCGCCGGCACTACGCGCGCACGCTGCACCACTGGGCCGACAACTTCGAGGCGCGCGGCGACACCATCCGCAGCATGGTCGGCGAGAAGAAATACCGCATCTGGCGCGTCTACCTTGCCGGCTGCGCCCACGCCTTCGAGACCGAGAAGATGTCGATCTACCAGGTGGTGTGCCACAAGTCCGGGCTGCAGGCCGACTCGCTGCCGTGGTCGCGCCGCTATATCTACGAACAGCCCATCGGCCGCAACGACTGA